AAAACTTGCCAAGGGTACATCCAACCTTTCGCCTATGCAATTCATGAAGATACtaaataacactggtcccaATACAGACCCTTGAGGGAGAGCTCAAAATAAAGCCTTGTAAAAATCTTGTAGTGAAAAACTTCTTTAACTCTGAACAAATCTCTCTCTTCGGGTGTGAACTAGTAACGATTCCTGGCGGGTGCCCGGGGCGAGCTCCCCGCCCTCACACCGCGGCTGCCGCCCTCACGCGGCGCCCCgccctgccgccgccgctggcCAATAGCCGCCAAGCTCATCACGCGTGTCCCGCCCCCGGCGCCGCTCTGACCAATAGGAGCCAAGCGGGCTCGGCGCGGTCTCCCCCTcaccccgcccccgccgccacTCAGCCGGCGTGGAGTGCTCCACCGTAGGCGAGGGCAGCTCCGCCGGGCTCTGCCCTGAGCCCCGCGGCGTCCCGGCCATAATTTCGTAACCCTCTTCCTCATGGCGCCTACGGGCAGTCTCGCTGTTGCAGGAGCGGCCCCATGTTTCAGCCCGCTTCacccctccttttctcccttcccttcgCGCCGCTCTCCACCCCCCCGAGAGGTCAAAATGGACTCGGCCGCTGGGGCAGCCGCTAACGGCCCCCTCTGGGTCACGTGGGCGGCGCGTGTCCTATATGAGGCCGAGCGTCAGAGGGAGGGGCGTTCATTCGCCTCGTGCGGGAGGGGAGAGCGGGGTGCGGTGGCTTCGCGATGAGCGCCGGGCCGGGGTCCCTCGGCCGCGGCGATACCGTCACCTTGCGGGTCAGCGCCGTGGGGCTCTACTCCGAGGTGCCTATCCTGCGGCTATGGGGGCTGCTGGGCGAACGCAAGGCTGACTATGCCCTCCTCCACCGCGAAATCCaggcggcggccgggccgcgccTGGCGGCCCGCCCAGAGCCCAGTGGGTCGGGGGCCAGCGGGaccaggctgtgcccaggagaGCTGGCACTGGTGGAGGTGTTGGGCATCTGGTACCGCTGCTGTGTGGTGAGTTGCAGTGCCCAGGGGTACCGTGTCTTCCTGCTGGACGAGGGGTACGTGGTGGCCACATCCGCATACTACTTGGCACggggctgctcagagctgttccagctgCGCCCAGAGGTGCTGGGCTGTGTCGTGGCTGATGTCATGCCCTCCCAGGGTCACGAGGGGACAGCCTGTGGGGATTCACCAGTGTCCAGGTGGACCGTGGAGGCGATGGAGTTCCTCAGCTTCCTGCATGGCAAGGAGGTGTCTGGTGTGGTGCAGGAGGTGATAACGCCACAGCTTATCGTACTCGAGCTGCCCCAGCTCGTGGTCCAGATGCGGCAGCTGGGCCTGGCCAAGCGTGTCTCTCCCAGCTGGTTCTGCCAGGTACTCAGGCGCTGCCTGCCTTTTGGCCAGTTAaagaagcagctctggcagcagcctccAGCGTGTTCCCTTGGAACTTTTGCAGATCCGCAGCTTGTCCATGTGTTGCTCTCGTACTGGCCTCTGTCACCTGCTTTGGATTACTACTACCCTCAGCTTCAGTTGGGTGTGACGGAGCCTGTCCTAGTGACCCATGTCTCTGACCCACACCACATCTACTGCCAGTTGCAGTGCCTGTCTGAGGAGATCTGTTGCCTTTCTGATACCATGTGCCATGCTTATGACCAGTGGGAGCAGGATTTATTGCCCAAAGTGGGCTCGCCCTGTGCTGCCCGTGGGATGGATGGCCAGTGGTACCGTGCCATTCTGCTGGAGCTCATTGGTGAGGGGCAGGACCAGCATGCAGCTCTTGTGATCTTTGTGGACTATGGCAGGAAGGAGACTGTAACCAGAGCTAACCTGCGCCATTTGCCTGCTGAGTGTTTTCGCATGCCTGTCGTCACTTACATCTGTGCTCTTCAGGGTGTTTCGGATGGGGGGCGTGGCTGGTCCCCGTTACAGGTCGATTTGCTGAAAGCATTGGTGCTCGGCAGAGGAGTGAGTGCTCACATTGAAGCCTTTAACTCCTTTGAGCATCTCTATTATGTGACACTCTATGGGGAAAACGGCATTGATTTGAACGGTCTTTTTGGGTCTCAGGCTTGCTGCCTGGTCAGTACTCATGTGAGCCAAACTGAGGCTCATGAGCAGCTGGAAGTAGAGGAATCCTTAGTTGAAGAATTGGGATTGCCACCAGAAGCACCTCCTGTTTTAACACACGGAGGTTTGGCTGGTGCTGCTGTAGCTGGTGTGCATCTGAAGACCTGGACATTCTACAGTGCACGGGTCTCTCACCTCCAAGACCCATCTGAGTTTTGGCTGCAGCTCCATGAGCATTATCAGCTTTTCAGGCAGCTAAGGCAGTGCATGTGGAATTTTTATTCCCATTCCACAAAGCTGGATGGTGCTGAGTGGGACCcacagcctggatccctttgtTGTGCCAGTTGGAACGAGGGTGTCTTCTATCGAGCGGTGGTCACCAGGGTACTGGACACTGGGGTGGAAATACACCTGGTGGACAGAGGCAGTACAGAAACTGTGGGTCTGTGTGCTGtgaaggagctgctccctcGGTTCAGGGAACTGCCTGCTTTAGCTCTGAAGTGTTGTTTGGCAGGTGTCTCCCCTCTGAGAGGGAGTTGGAGTGAAGCCTCTGTGTCTGCATTCAGGGAGATGGTACTGAACAAAGAACTAAAGGTTTGGTTTTTGAGTGTGCAGGGTGACAAATACATGGTTGAAATTTTTGACCAGTCCCAGTTAGGAGAGAGAAGAGTAAGTAAACTCATGGGCCAGAGGGGTTATGCTAAATACCAGAGGTATGAAATGCCCAAGACTTCCCAGAAATCAGATAAGTCTGTGACACAGGCCTCTTCTCTAGTATGTGCTGCAGAGGAAAgccaaaaaaatgcagagaagagGCGCAGAGAAGAATGTGATCTAAAGAGCAGTGATAGAGTGGTTGATTCTCATGTGGATGTGATGGTCAGAGAGAGCCCTATTGCAGCCATTCACAGTTCTAGAAGTACTGAACTTTGTTCTCAAGACTATGAGGGTAAGGAAAATCTGCACGCTTCTTTGGGTCAGAACTATGCGGAAATTAAGCCAGGCTCCTCTTGTGGAGGCCACTTAGAAGTGGGAAGTACAGTTAATGTTATTTTGTCATATGTTGAAAATCCTAGTTGTTTTTGGTGTCAGTTAAGTAGAAATTTCCATGACCTTGAGGTACTAATGGATGAAATTCAGGAGCATTGCAAGAATTCATCCCAGCCACATGTTTGGCCAAATCTTGTGTGTTTAGCCCAGTACTCGGAGGATAAAAAATGGTACAGGGCTTTAATAGTTAGTGAAGGAGTGTGTGCAGAAAAAGTAGAAGTCATATATGTTGACTATGGCAACAGAGAGCAGGTGTGTCTAACGAAGCTCCGTGCAATTAGTGAACACTTCCTTAGGTTAGAGGCTCAGGCATTCAGGTGCAGCCTTTACAACTTAATCCAACCTAATGGTCAGAATCCTTTTGCCTGGGATGAAGAAGCCATTCAGACTTTTCGGCAGTTTGTTGTTGATTCATCATCTGACCTTGATCTGAAGTGTACAATATTTGCCTTGGCTTCAATAAATAGGGACCTGTTTAACATTGTAGATTTAATCACGCCTTTTCAGAGTGCTTGCCAGTTTCTCACTGAGAAAGGTGTAGCCAGACCTTTATTTCCTCAAAAGCGCTTGGAATCTTTGGTCCAGCTTCACTCCTTCTATTATTCTAGTCACGGTATCAAAATTGGGAGTGAGGAAGACGTTTATATTACGCATGTTGAGAATCCATGGATGTTCTACTGCCAACTTGAAAGGTGTGCAGATACCTTGGCACAGCTGGCTGATAACATCAGTCGCCTGAGTGAGAGAGTGACCAGCACAGGAACCTTGGGAAAGTCTGGGACCTTGTGTCTGGCAAGGTACTCTGACAGTCAGTGGTATAGGGGAGTAATTATGGAAAGACAACCTAAGGCTAAAGTCTTCTTTGTGGATTTTGGGAACACAGAGGCAATAGAGACAGATGATCTGCTTATTTTACCCAGTGATGCTTCTGATATCTTGCTTGTGCCGATGCAGGCCATAAAGTGTTCTGTGTCTGATGTATCATCTGTTTCCAAAGAAGCTGCAACATGGTTTAAGGAAGCCGTCCTAGAAAGGAGATTAAAAGCAATAGTGGTAGCAAAGGACTCTGATAATACACTGCTGGTAGAGTTGTTTGATGGAAATACTCAAATTAATACAAAACTGAAGGACCTAAGCCTAAACAGTACAGGACTGTGTAGTCATGTACACAATGAGACTTTGTGCTCTAGAAATACAGATGTGAATGAGAGGGATGAGCCTGCAGAGTCCCCTTTAAATGCAGGTAAGCCTCTTGAAAGAAAACGTCGACCCGAAGCCCAGCAAGAACAAGGGAGCAGAAGACACTTAAAAGAAGAAGTTTTAGACCTTTTCCAGCACTCTGTGAAGGGAGATGTGGCAGCTGGATTACTAGGACCTGGTGAAATGCTTAGCAGTAAGGATGCTATTTTGTTGGATAAAGCAGGGGAGGAGtctctgctcttttccctgATGGATACACTGTCAGATACTAAATCTGATGCTGAAGGCAGGTGTATAATGCTTAAAAATTCATCTGATCTACCACCACAGAAGATAGTGCCAGCTCTTAAAACTTTAGTGTATGTGTCTTACATCAATGACCTGCAGGATTTTTATGTTCAACTAGGGAGTGACGAGGTTCAGCTTAACAACATTTTGGAAAGTTTAAACAATGGGAAATCAGTGAAGGAGCCTTGTGGACAACTTTTCCAAGCAGGAGATTTAATCAGTGCTGTGTATTCAGAAGACAGCCTGTGGTATCGAGCTGTAGTAAAAGAGAAGACTTCTGACAATTCGATAAGGGTACATTATATTGATTATGGTGATACTTCAGTGATTAGTGTTGATCAAGCATGCAGGCTCCCTAAGGACTTGTCATCTATTCCAGCAATGAGTATTCACTGCTTTCTAGGTGGActtaaatgcaaaaaaagtgCAGACTGGACAGAGAAAGCACTGTTTTACTTCACCAAGAGAACAAGTGAAATCCTGCTGTCATGTGAATTTGTAAAGAAGGTTGATGATAAATGGGAAGTTATTCTCAGTGACCATCAAGGTATAATAACAGTGGATTTAGCTGATAAAGATCTTCCAAGTagagaaagactttttttaagaaaaaaaatggataaaagagAGAAGAGTGACATGATAACCGTCTGTGAGCCTTTGCCTCCTCAGGTACAAAATGAGATTTCCGATGTAAGTGATTGTAAATCATTTATCTGGAAATTTCCAGAGGCAGGTCAGACTTTAAAAATTTATGTCACAGTGGTAAATAGTCCAGGATTTTTCTGGTGTCACTGTGCTGATACCAAAGATGTGAGCTACATCgagaaaaaaatagaggaagCTGAAAAGCTTGGGCTAAGCTCTCTGAACGATAGCAAGTCTTGTATTAAAAGTGGTGATACTTGTCTAGCAAAATACAGTCAAGATGGGTGGTTCTACAGAGCTCAGATCAGCAGTGTGAAAGATGACAGTGTAGTTGTTAGACATGTGGATTACGGAAGTGAGGAAGCCATCAGCCTGGAGATGATCCGACAGATGCCATGTGAACTGCTCAGAGTACCTGCACAAGCATTTGCTTGCTGTCTGTCAGGTTTCAGTCCCTCAGAGGGCTCATGGCTTAGTGATGCAAATAAGAAGTTTTATGATATGACTGAAAACCTTGCATTAGGAGCTGAAGTAGTAGAAATTCGGGAAAACAAAGATTCTGAAGTCCCTCTGTGTGTTGTCAAGCTGGAAGCTTCTGGCAATAGTATTAATGAAGAGATGAAGCCTTTCTGGAAGGCTAATAAAGAAACTGGTGACAGTGCTTTCTCAAACCTTTGCAACTCCCTAAAGGAAAATAGCAGTTCAAACAGCAATTTGGGTCTTTGTCTCGACAAAGAAACTACTGCTGTTTGTGGATTAGCTCAGGAAGAGAgtgaaaatgctttgttttgttctgatcCTTTCCTGGGTATAACTTCTGAGTGCGTAGAGACTGCAGAAGCAAATGTGTCAGTGGGAGCTGCCAGTGGGAAGGTTGATGATGGGTACGAGATGGGAAAGTGTGAGAATAGTTTTGATAAAGAGATAGCTCTGTCTGAAGGTGACAGTGATAACAATATGTTACTAGAACCAATGAGAAGCTACAGTCCTCATATTGTGGGGAATGGAATGAAAGCTGTAGAACAAGACTTGCCTGAAataatgtttggagaggaggcTGAGCCGAAAGCAAAACTGACAGGCAGTGCTCCAGCAGCCAGCCTTTTCCTAGGAAAAGAACAAGAACTGCAGAGATTGCCAGTGCTCCGGGCACAGCCATCTGCAAGCAATGGAACAGGGACATTAGAACTGGATCCGTTAGAAATGCACTTACCATGTTATGATCTAAACGAGCTCTTGGAGGAGCTAGAGGGACTTTTGGAAAAGTCCTCCTTTGGTGAAGGAACAAAGGAAGCACTGGAAGCAAAGTCACTTGAAATGCAGGCAGCATCAGGCAGCAAAGCAAGAGAGACGGTGTTGGAACAGGAACTGCTGGAGCTGACAGATGTGAGGGAGGAGACAGGGCAGTTGGGAGCTCTGAACTGTCTTGAAGTTTTACCATTACGtaatgagaaagaaaacctgGTGCCTTCAGTTAGTGACAGAGAGAAGGCAGTAGAGCTGATTGCATCTGATGTTCAGCCTTCTTTGGGAGAGAAGACCAAAAAACTGCAAGCAAATTTGTCTGGAATTCATGAAACAGAAGCTGTACTAGATGATTGGATGGAAGCAGACCCTCCTTCCCTATGGCTGCCAACATCTGGTGGTAGACCTGAGAAAGAACTGTGTCAGAAGATGCATGACAAGCAGTTGATGCTAGGAGCCAAATTTGAGCCCTTTCTGGAACTGGTGCTGCCTAATGTTCAGCCGCCTCAGGAAGACAGGGAGGAGGACTTGTTAGGGCTGGAACATGATGTGCTGCAGAGTTCTGCAAATAGTGGAAgtcaattttcatttctttcaaaagacTCAGCACATCAGAGGCCTGTTTTCACTGTGAAGTCACATGACTGCAAAGTTGAGAAACACAAGGGGTGGCGGAAGAAGAAAGAGGACTGTGTGGAAGAATGGATGGAACAAGACTTGACTGACTCATTTAAAGAGAGTGGAAATACATGTGTTCAGTCTTTAGGCTGTAGGCCTGGGGaagatgaaaagcaaaatgagaatTTGGCTGACTGCAATGCAGGTAAAGTATCTGATTTTAAAGAGTTAAATTATCAAAATGTTGTGTACATTCAAACATGAGAATAGCTTTCTTGTAGAAAACCTAACTTTTATTCCCTAATAAGTTAATGTATTATTGTTAATGCTTTGATGGGTTAAGGACAGCAGACCAAGTGTAGTATCTAATGGGTAAAGTGACAGTCTAACAGCAATGAGTCTTACTTGGGAAGATTAATGATTTTGAGTGGAAATCCATTTCTGAACATGAAGCGCATTTGCAGGACTGTTTGGGATGACaatttttaacttcaaaatatCAAGTAGTTTGGAGGGGGTGGGGGAGCAGTGTTTTGAGGCAtctcatgtttttttttttttgaggtttcattttttttgtggggttatatgagtttggtttttttttcttcctccttcattGATAAGTCATCATTTCTTGTAGCACACCATGACTATCCTTGTAATCTGAAGGGCTTTGCTGTTGGTTCCAAATGTGTGGTGTGGACCTCTCTCAAATGGTGCGACGCTCGCATTTTGGAGGTATCTGAGAAGGGTACCAAGGTAAGTGTGCTTTGAATACTCTTTCTGCATTCTTAAGATCTGGTCCTTCCTTGGTCTCTCTCTAAactgtgaatattttaaagaactCTGTTACAGAATTTAAGTATTGCAAAGGCTGATTCTGAATTTATAGACTAGAGAGAAACAGCAGTGTCTCAGCTTGAGTTGGATGATGTCAGCACTTGATGTTCCCTTCACATCAGTCTTTTATTGACTGGGATTATTGAAGGATCTGTCTGCAGTCTGAGACACACATATGTTTGTGGTTCTGTCTGGCCTGCAAGTTAATGTtctgctgtggtgctgtgttaCCATTAAATGCTCATGCAACTTGACattattttactgctgttttgaGGAGTTAGTGCTAGAGCAGTAGAAACTGGGGAAGAAACTCAAACTATACTACAAGTAATAATGAATCCACAACTATTCCTGCTTCAGTGAAATGTGTATTGCATTAGCTGTTGGTGGGAGTTAACTTCAGCAGTAGAGGATAATCAAGTGAGCTGCCTTGTTCTACTGCTGTTTAAGCTGGGGGATCAATGAGACCTCTTCCTTCAGTCCAGGGGGAGTGTGTGTTGatgtacacacatgcacagacatTGTACTTACATAAAGTGACTCTAAGTTATAATTTAAGGTTGAAAATCCAAAAGATCATTACATAAAAGCATTCTCTTGGAAGATTGAATGTCTGAGATGGTGGAAGCCAGCTCTTCTGCTGATAGATCCCTTGGGTGTTTAAAACTAAGTCAGCTGTATTCAGATGAGTACCAGTGTCAGCGATTATCATGTAATGATATCCCTATTCATCAGCTTCCTTCTGGTTCTGATCTAGTCAATGTTTTGCAGCCTTTTTCTCTCTATGCTTGGGTTAGGAGCCCAGAAGAGCCTTGAGCAGCCTCAGTAACTATATTCAGTTTTATTAGAGATTAACTTGTTCCTCTTCACAAGATCCAGACTTCTCAGCACCTCAAAGGCACAAAGTCCTCAATTCTGTTTTCCTACTACTGTGTCTTATTTATTGAGTGCATTGCTGCTGTGCTAGATCCACTTTGGCTCTGTACAGGTCTTGAACCTCTGCAGTGGCAATGAGGAGATTGTGCATCCTGAGAACGTCTGGAACGGAATTCCTGACTGGGCTCACAGATCCTCTGAGGTATGGCAGTGTGATACTGGGCTGGGCAGAACAGTACTGGTTTTTAGAAAGGGTGCTAACTAACTGCTAAATCATGGAAAACATTTATATTATGGAGTAATTAGGAAAGAATAGTAAGGTTTTCACCAGTGTTCTTCATGAAGCACCTACCAGTGGATGAAAAATTTATGTCTGGAACCCAAAACTCAGGTCATCAGCCATGCTGCTGGTGAGGATAACAGCATGAATTTCCAGTTCATTCTTCACATGCAGCCTTTGCATCAAAGTGAAAAGTGGGTAGAAGACTAATGTGAGTTTTAAGGGGGGAAAACAATGGTAAATAGGAGTCCAGTGGTTCTCATGTAAGAAGTTAGTCTAGTATTAAAGGAAACACCTCAGTGGAAGTCCTGGCAATAGTGTCAGCTTCCTAAGAGGATCCCTTTTTGTGTAGGCATTAACCCCTGCAACAGAAAACTTGCAGTCCTTACCAGAGGAGTCCTTACTTCAAGGTAAGTCTACTTTAAGTCCCCCAAATGGGTTGTGTACTCAGTGTTTGAATGCTAATTTTCTaggaaatgctttcttttaGAAAATACAGTTGAAACCCTAATTTGAGCTTATGTGGTTGATACTGTGGTTGGGATTTTCTTGATAGCATTAGCTTATGTACTGTCAGTTTAAGGGTGACTACATGCAGTGAAAACTTCTACTGGGTCTGGATTGGAAGCTaatttagtatttatttattcat
The DNA window shown above is from Corvus hawaiiensis isolate bCorHaw1 chromosome 3, bCorHaw1.pri.cur, whole genome shotgun sequence and carries:
- the TDRD6 gene encoding tudor domain-containing protein 6 isoform X4; its protein translation is MSAGPGSLGRGDTVTLRVSAVGLYSEVPILRLWGLLGERKADYALLHREIQAAAGPRLAARPEPSGSGASGTRLCPGELALVEVLGIWYRCCVVSCSAQGYRVFLLDEGYVVATSAYYLARGCSELFQLRPEVLGCVVADVMPSQGHEGTACGDSPVSRWTVEAMEFLSFLHGKEVSGVVQEVITPQLIVLELPQLVVQMRQLGLAKRVSPSWFCQVLRRCLPFGQLKKQLWQQPPACSLGTFADPQLVHVLLSYWPLSPALDYYYPQLQLGVTEPVLVTHVSDPHHIYCQLQCLSEEICCLSDTMCHAYDQWEQDLLPKVGSPCAARGMDGQWYRAILLELIGEGQDQHAALVIFVDYGRKETVTRANLRHLPAECFRMPVVTYICALQGVSDGGRGWSPLQVDLLKALVLGRGVSAHIEAFNSFEHLYYVTLYGENGIDLNGLFGSQACCLVSTHVSQTEAHEQLEVEESLVEELGLPPEAPPVLTHGGLAGAAVAGVHLKTWTFYSARVSHLQDPSEFWLQLHEHYQLFRQLRQCMWNFYSHSTKLDGAEWDPQPGSLCCASWNEGVFYRAVVTRVLDTGVEIHLVDRGSTETVGLCAVKELLPRFRELPALALKCCLAGVSPLRGSWSEASVSAFREMVLNKELKVWFLSVQGDKYMVEIFDQSQLGERRVSKLMGQRGYAKYQRYEMPKTSQKSDKSVTQASSLVCAAEESQKNAEKRRREECDLKSSDRVVDSHVDVMVRESPIAAIHSSRSTELCSQDYEGKENLHASLGQNYAEIKPGSSCGGHLEVGSTVNVILSYVENPSCFWCQLSRNFHDLEVLMDEIQEHCKNSSQPHVWPNLVCLAQYSEDKKWYRALIVSEGVCAEKVEVIYVDYGNREQVCLTKLRAISEHFLRLEAQAFRCSLYNLIQPNGQNPFAWDEEAIQTFRQFVVDSSSDLDLKCTIFALASINRDLFNIVDLITPFQSACQFLTEKGVARPLFPQKRLESLVQLHSFYYSSHGIKIGSEEDVYITHVENPWMFYCQLERCADTLAQLADNISRLSERVTSTGTLGKSGTLCLARYSDSQWYRGVIMERQPKAKVFFVDFGNTEAIETDDLLILPSDASDILLVPMQAIKCSVSDVSSVSKEAATWFKEAVLERRLKAIVVAKDSDNTLLVELFDGNTQINTKLKDLSLNSTGLCSHVHNETLCSRNTDVNERDEPAESPLNAGKPLERKRRPEAQQEQGSRRHLKEEVLDLFQHSVKGDVAAGLLGPGEMLSSKDAILLDKAGEESLLFSLMDTLSDTKSDAEGRCIMLKNSSDLPPQKIVPALKTLVYVSYINDLQDFYVQLGSDEVQLNNILESLNNGKSVKEPCGQLFQAGDLISAVYSEDSLWYRAVVKEKTSDNSIRVHYIDYGDTSVISVDQACRLPKDLSSIPAMSIHCFLGGLKCKKSADWTEKALFYFTKRTSEILLSCEFVKKVDDKWEVILSDHQGIITVDLADKDLPSRERLFLRKKMDKREKSDMITVCEPLPPQVQNEISDVSDCKSFIWKFPEAGQTLKIYVTVVNSPGFFWCHCADTKDVSYIEKKIEEAEKLGLSSLNDSKSCIKSGDTCLAKYSQDGWFYRAQISSVKDDSVVVRHVDYGSEEAISLEMIRQMPCELLRVPAQAFACCLSGFSPSEGSWLSDANKKFYDMTENLALGAEVVEIRENKDSEVPLCVVKLEASGNSINEEMKPFWKANKETGDSAFSNLCNSLKENSSSNSNLGLCLDKETTAVCGLAQEESENALFCSDPFLGITSECVETAEANVSVGAASGKVDDGYEMGKCENSFDKEIALSEGDSDNNMLLEPMRSYSPHIVGNGMKAVEQDLPEIMFGEEAEPKAKLTGSAPAASLFLGKEQELQRLPVLRAQPSASNGTGTLELDPLEMHLPCYDLNELLEELEGLLEKSSFGEGTKEALEAKSLEMQAASGSKARETVLEQELLELTDVREETGQLGALNCLEVLPLRNEKENLVPSVSDREKAVELIASDVQPSLGEKTKKLQANLSGIHETEAVLDDWMEADPPSLWLPTSGGRPEKELCQKMHDKQLMLGAKFEPFLELVLPNVQPPQEDREEDLLGLEHDVLQSSANSGSQFSFLSKDSAHQRPVFTVKSHDCKVEKHKGWRKKKEDCVEEWMEQDLTDSFKESGNTCVQSLGCRPGEDEKQNENLADCNAGLCCWFQMCGVDLSQMVRRSHFGGI
- the TDRD6 gene encoding tudor domain-containing protein 6 isoform X3, whose product is MSAGPGSLGRGDTVTLRVSAVGLYSEVPILRLWGLLGERKADYALLHREIQAAAGPRLAARPEPSGSGASGTRLCPGELALVEVLGIWYRCCVVSCSAQGYRVFLLDEGYVVATSAYYLARGCSELFQLRPEVLGCVVADVMPSQGHEGTACGDSPVSRWTVEAMEFLSFLHGKEVSGVVQEVITPQLIVLELPQLVVQMRQLGLAKRVSPSWFCQVLRRCLPFGQLKKQLWQQPPACSLGTFADPQLVHVLLSYWPLSPALDYYYPQLQLGVTEPVLVTHVSDPHHIYCQLQCLSEEICCLSDTMCHAYDQWEQDLLPKVGSPCAARGMDGQWYRAILLELIGEGQDQHAALVIFVDYGRKETVTRANLRHLPAECFRMPVVTYICALQGVSDGGRGWSPLQVDLLKALVLGRGVSAHIEAFNSFEHLYYVTLYGENGIDLNGLFGSQACCLVSTHVSQTEAHEQLEVEESLVEELGLPPEAPPVLTHGGLAGAAVAGVHLKTWTFYSARVSHLQDPSEFWLQLHEHYQLFRQLRQCMWNFYSHSTKLDGAEWDPQPGSLCCASWNEGVFYRAVVTRVLDTGVEIHLVDRGSTETVGLCAVKELLPRFRELPALALKCCLAGVSPLRGSWSEASVSAFREMVLNKELKVWFLSVQGDKYMVEIFDQSQLGERRVSKLMGQRGYAKYQRYEMPKTSQKSDKSVTQASSLVCAAEESQKNAEKRRREECDLKSSDRVVDSHVDVMVRESPIAAIHSSRSTELCSQDYEGKENLHASLGQNYAEIKPGSSCGGHLEVGSTVNVILSYVENPSCFWCQLSRNFHDLEVLMDEIQEHCKNSSQPHVWPNLVCLAQYSEDKKWYRALIVSEGVCAEKVEVIYVDYGNREQVCLTKLRAISEHFLRLEAQAFRCSLYNLIQPNGQNPFAWDEEAIQTFRQFVVDSSSDLDLKCTIFALASINRDLFNIVDLITPFQSACQFLTEKGVARPLFPQKRLESLVQLHSFYYSSHGIKIGSEEDVYITHVENPWMFYCQLERCADTLAQLADNISRLSERVTSTGTLGKSGTLCLARYSDSQWYRGVIMERQPKAKVFFVDFGNTEAIETDDLLILPSDASDILLVPMQAIKCSVSDVSSVSKEAATWFKEAVLERRLKAIVVAKDSDNTLLVELFDGNTQINTKLKDLSLNSTGLCSHVHNETLCSRNTDVNERDEPAESPLNAGKPLERKRRPEAQQEQGSRRHLKEEVLDLFQHSVKGDVAAGLLGPGEMLSSKDAILLDKAGEESLLFSLMDTLSDTKSDAEGRCIMLKNSSDLPPQKIVPALKTLVYVSYINDLQDFYVQLGSDEVQLNNILESLNNGKSVKEPCGQLFQAGDLISAVYSEDSLWYRAVVKEKTSDNSIRVHYIDYGDTSVISVDQACRLPKDLSSIPAMSIHCFLGGLKCKKSADWTEKALFYFTKRTSEILLSCEFVKKVDDKWEVILSDHQGIITVDLADKDLPSRERLFLRKKMDKREKSDMITVCEPLPPQVQNEISDVSDCKSFIWKFPEAGQTLKIYVTVVNSPGFFWCHCADTKDVSYIEKKIEEAEKLGLSSLNDSKSCIKSGDTCLAKYSQDGWFYRAQISSVKDDSVVVRHVDYGSEEAISLEMIRQMPCELLRVPAQAFACCLSGFSPSEGSWLSDANKKFYDMTENLALGAEVVEIRENKDSEVPLCVVKLEASGNSINEEMKPFWKANKETGDSAFSNLCNSLKENSSSNSNLGLCLDKETTAVCGLAQEESENALFCSDPFLGITSECVETAEANVSVGAASGKVDDGYEMGKCENSFDKEIALSEGDSDNNMLLEPMRSYSPHIVGNGMKAVEQDLPEIMFGEEAEPKAKLTGSAPAASLFLGKEQELQRLPVLRAQPSASNGTGTLELDPLEMHLPCYDLNELLEELEGLLEKSSFGEGTKEALEAKSLEMQAASGSKARETVLEQELLELTDVREETGQLGALNCLEVLPLRNEKENLVPSVSDREKAVELIASDVQPSLGEKTKKLQANLSGIHETEAVLDDWMEADPPSLWLPTSGGRPEKELCQKMHDKQLMLGAKFEPFLELVLPNVQPPQEDREEDLLGLEHDVLQSSANSGSQFSFLSKDSAHQRPVFTVKSHDCKVEKHKGWRKKKEDCVEEWMEQDLTDSFKESGNTCVQSLGCRPGEDEKQNENLADCNAAHHDYPCNLKGFAVGSKCVVWTSLKWCDARILEVSEKGTKKSKLAAVAI